The following DNA comes from Fusarium fujikuroi IMI 58289 draft genome, chromosome FFUJ_chr03.
TGCGATGTCTCAAACTCTGGCTTCAGTAGTGCGGTTGTTCTTGGGACTATTGGAAATGCTCAGCGCTCAACTGGCCGCCACAAATACCACGCTACAAGTCTAGACCCCAGTGTAAACGACCTCGAAACCATTGGTCATTGATAACTCAGGCTCGCCAGTGACCCTGTagattcttctcctcataGTATAACAGCTCGTATTGATTCAAGGAACGGCAATCCCACGTACTTCTGCTGTTGCAAAATCAGCTCATTTACCTTCACTTATTCATTCTCCATCACTTCAAGACCCTCAAAGTCCATGTCGGTCATCGTTCCAATGCCTCCCTCACTCGCCGTTGGAGAGTTTGCAAAAGCTCCTCCCGGTGCCAGCAGAAGTCCCTGCCCCGTCGTGAATGCTCTTGCAAACCATGGCTATCTTGAGCGTAGCGGACGCGGTATTCTCATGGACGACCTCAACGCCTCAATGAAGCACGTCGGCATGAGTTCTCTTCTTGGCTCCGTCTTTGCCATACCCACCTACTTCGAGTACCAAAACCCAGCCAAGGCATACATGAAAAAGCCTGTTAGCACTCGGCAGAGGATTTGGTCCCTCATAAAGAACCCTTACTCCTTCTTTGACTACTTCGGTTGCTGGAATTCGAAGCAGATCAGTGATGGAAAGAAGTATCTCAATCTAGTCGATCTCGCCTCTCACGGCGCTATCGAGCATGACATCTCCCTATCACGAAGAGACATTGCTCAGAAGCAAGGAAACAATGATCCTCAAGAAGACTTGATCGAAGAGATGCTGGACTATTCCTTTGATGGTGAAACTCTCACCATTCAAGACCTTGCCCGGTTCATCAAGGCCCGCATCTCACGTCAACTAGAGGATAATCCAGAATTGGTTTATGGACCAGCTGAACATCAAGTCAACTGCGGTCAGATCGCCTTGATGATGGGCTGTTTTGGAGATGGCAAGACAATTCCCGTCAAGTATGTCAGAGCtatctttgaagaagagagactgCCTATTGACGAGGGCTGGAAGAGGAGATCATGGTGGACAATGGGTCTTGTCGAGTTTTTTGGTGCTGTCAAGAAGTTGGTCAATACTGTTGGCGTGGAGTTCTAGGTATCATGTCATTAATCGTATTATCAATTTTATTATTCTGTACAAATATGATTCCACTTGTGAGCAACGACCAAAATGCAAGCTCGCGTGCAAACTTTCCCTCTAAACAACATAATCATTGGGGAACTGCCTAAGACTTGCTGCATAATTACCAATGCCCCGTCACTCGAGAAAATCTCCTAAGATAACTTTGTATTTACTCCACAATGATCGGCCGCTTGGAGGGCCTCAATTTCAGGAGCTCTGATACGAGCCCTTTCCTCCTTCGGGCCAAATGGACTTTTGGAAAGATGCCATGTTTCTGAGAGTCCATACATGCTCAAATTCTACAGAACAGCCAGCCACTGAAAGAGTACTAAGCCCAAAACGAGCAGAGCACGGCCTACCGTGAGCTAGCGCTGAGGGGAAACCAACTATTGCAAAAGCTAATGCAGGCCGGGGGCAAGCGCTAAAGCCAATACTGCAACCCTGAAAGCTGTAGCCAAAAACGTCTTGAGGATTGTAATTTTCTCAGTTCGAGTGAACATGATAGTGAGCGAATTGTGAGCTATCGTTTGTTATCATTAGATACAGCTGCGTCGAGATTTTCAGCTCCCTCTACTGTCCCTGCAACAGTCACATTGGACCTCAACCGGTCAGCGGCTTGTCCAGTGGCGCACTGCAAACTTCCAGTATAATCTCAGCTGGAGTTCCTGAAAGAGTTAGGACCCAAAGGGCTGTGCACAACCAGGACTTTACCTGTGTATTGTGATGAGTGCCAGTCTGGCTTACAGTGCGATCACAACTTTGTCCAGTGGCTTCTATGCATGAAGGCTTGTATGTAAATGCTGGCGGTTCCCTCGCGATTGTCCAAGGCTACCTTGCTATAACAACGGGTTCCTCTTTCGAGTGCAGTGAAAAAGCTCAATACGGCCACCAGCAAGTATTCGATTTATTTTTCATTACTTCATTTTGAACAGTCACAGACAACTTATTTCTCGTCATCACCCTTCAATAAGCACACAAATATGTCTTCCCTTCATGCCTATCTCCCAGCCCTCAAGGGTATCGCCATCGCCGGCAGTCTCATCAACGGCGGGACCATGACATCAGGTTACCGTCTTCTCCCCTCAGTCTACCCAATCGTCCAAAAGTCGCCCAAAGACGCTGCGAAGCAATGGGAATACTTTTACTGGTCCATGTCAGCCACTGTGCCATGGGTTGACCTGACCACAATTATTGTGATCGGCACTATCGCCTACGGAGAGTACAAAGAAAACAGCTCTGCTCTGTCTTGGAAGATCTGGGCTACTGCAGGAGGACTTATGCCCCTCGGTTGGATCTGGGTTCGAAAGGTGATGCTCGGCCCGTCTTACAAGCTTCTGGACATTGCGGACTCAAAGTCTTCAGAGACTGAACCTTTGAATACCAGTGCGAAGAATGTCTTGGACCTCATGCAGGAGTTCAATGCGCAGATGGCTGTGAGGATGATGTTTCCTTGGGTTGTTGGTGGACTTGCGCTCTGGGCTACCCTGGGCCTTTAGGGGATGTTTTGGAGATGTTAAATCGCGCGGAGCATGGTATTTATATGTGCAGCGGCAGTATGCTGGAGTGCGATGTCTAGAGTAATAGCATTGCAGAGTATTCGGAGAGTTTGATTTCCAAATCACTATAGCCTGTTTCGTCTATGAATAAAGATGCAAGAATGCTTTGACCTGTTCTTTGTGCACAATGCTGCGTTTACTCGTCCGTCATAGCGATGGGTAGTACGTCTTCGTGTTTTTGTTTGGCACACGTCTTGGACGAGCTATTTCATCGATGATAGATAGGCTTGGTGGTAGAATAACTTGCAGTGAATTTACAGAGGTACAGGTCTGTATCTTGACGCTTCTAGACCACAAGCGCATGAAGACATGAACTACATTTAGATCAAAAGTgatcagcagcatcaacttCCATGGCCGTCCCTGGACCGATCAACAGACCAGGATTGTCCGCGGAGTCGGCACTTTTAGACGCCGACGATCTAAATCGCATCTAGTTAGTTTTGTTTGTCCGTTGCGCTGAAGTGTAAACTGTACGTGATGATTAAGCGGGTAAAAGCCGGAATGGTGATCGATGACTGGTTGTTTGCCGGTGTAACATACGCCGGCGTTTTACTGCATTCAGTAAGACGAGCAGACCGGAAGCAACCAAGTGCCGACTCCGAAGAAATAAGATTAAATCAATACCGTCAGATTTACCCCAACGAACCTTGCACCATCAATTGAATCGTCTCTGAGCCTCAAATTCGACGATATCACCAGAGGCAGGAGACTCCTTAAGTATCAGCCGCAATGTCGGAGCCGCCGCCAAACAATGGCTTCGTCGGTCGCGTCCGCGGCGCGTCGCTATCCATCATCAATGCCAACCCGCAGCTGGGCATGTGGCAAGCCACGGGTACCGCCATCGCACAAGCCCCCAATCTCACTGAACTCCGCGACGCCGAGTCTGGCGGCGATAAGATCGAATTCAACGCTCAAGGCCACTCTGCGCGTTACGCTGTCCCCGAGCCAGACGGCGAACTCACGCTGGTCAGGACAGCGACGCTCACCCGCAGACCCAGTGTGATTCCAAAGTTTGACAAGGACCCTTTCACCGAGGAGCCCGTCGCAATTCCTGAAGAGGTAGACGTGGAGCAGGGTTCGTCGAGGGAGGAGACTATCACCGAGGCACCTAGAgagcaccatcaccatcatttCCATCTGCGCGAAAAGCACCGACAGCGATTGGAGCGACGGAAAAGCCTATATGAGAAGCAcaaggctgatgagaaggagaaatggGGACCAACCATCATGAACGGCCTAAAGGCCTTTTGGAAATTCTTTCTCACGCCATCTGGCTTCCTCATCACGCTCTATGGTCTCAATATTGTGGTAAGTAGCCCTTGTCCGGTTATTCCGTAAGCTCAGCTAGCTAATCGACGTTCTACAGGCATGGGGCGTAAGTGGATTGATGACTCGATATCCTTCTGTTGTACACTTCTAATCCTTCATTTCTAGGCaatgctcttcttcctcctgctCAATGTCGCGCCAGCCATGAACCATCCCAGCGCCAACGACAACAACTCAGCGCGTAAGAAATGGCTTGAGATAGACAGTCAGATCCTCAACGCCCTCTTCTGTGTAACGGGCTTTGGTCTTGCCCCGTGGCGCTTCCGCGACTGGTACCGCTACACCCGTGCTGTCTTCTGGAAGGATGTCCCTGCTATGCAGAAGCTCACAGAACAAAACAAGGCTTGGTTTCGACCTCCTGCCTGGGCCGAAGAACAGAACGCAAGCCCGACTGACTCGACTACAACTCTTCCTCGTTCAACAACATTTACTGGCGAGAAGGCGCCCCCGACGCCGCTTTGGAAACTGGGATTCACAATCTATATGATGGTGCTGAACACATTCCTGCAAGCTGTCTTGTGCTATTTTATGTGGGGGTATAATCGCATTGATCGTCCCGTAAGTTCACGTCTTCCAAATCCCGCAAGCAATTCGAGGTTGACGTGCTGACTCCATGCAAAAGAGCTGGGCTACTGGTACTTTCATCGGTCTAGGTTGCGGTACGGGATTGTTGGCTGGTCTGATGTCGTGGTGGGAGGGCCgtaaggtcaagaagattgaaggACCCGAAGTTAAAGTCGTCACTGTATGACGGGATCATAGTGCGCAAGGTTTTTTTCGAAGTCTTATAGAATTTTAATTTATGTAGTACCTTTCAAGTTTAATGAAAATCTCTGAGCAAGGACTCTACAGAGAGCAATTTGAATATGATAGATAAAGGCAATAGTTGCATTAGGGTCATTGTCTATACTTCTATGTGACCAGCAAAACAGCGTCAGCGAGAGTAGTTACGCATCTTGGACATTGACGGGTAAATTTATGGTAAGTGCTGAAAATGGCGATTGCATGGTCATTCCTTCACAATTTAAGTACACTACGTAGGGGATATAAAACACCGTCAAGACGATTGAGCAGTTGGTCATGCCTTCATTGTTGTAAATTCCACTAAATTGATGGTCCAGGTTAAGGGGGAAGAAATTGCGCGCGAATGGCCAAATACGAAATACGCGTATAGCAGGGACCTCCGCGTATTAGGCATTACACGGGCAAACGCTAATGACATTGCTGTGGATTCGCTcctaacgtcccccacccaaagaccggccacccctacagACTGGCTACCTCATTCTTAACCTAGCTACccaatttatatatactttaaacagttataattctattaatttaattctaattaattttaaattaatactaattaatttaaaatacctttttttattaaaaaagatataagtgCTGCACTTTAGATAGTTACAGAcagtatattagtaaataaagcagctaaagcttatagtattaaccaTTCTATACTCTAAAGTTAGATTAAAAGAAAcataatactaaaagaagcctaaaaaccttactaaaagctctttaatacttaagaaaagagtctttaagattagattattatttaagctaatctaaaatgccttatattatattagtaagttaAAGAGTTTGCCAGTAaaattactatctataatagcttcctagaaggcattaaaaagaactagtTATAAGGCTTTTTAGGATAAAATTCTAATATTAAGAcattaaaaggcaagaaaattaactctaattaatattataaagcttcttctaaactaataaaggcattctttatactcCTTATAATGCCAGTAATATGCCTAATTAAGCAgggaaatagatataatattaataaagttaaaataataaaaggaataaaaataaacagTCTAttccttaattattaattaaagaagtcagtacttatttattagcctggtttttatacctaaattataattcttaagtatatcttagtaaatagaaaggtcttaagacctatagttatttttaaggggaaaacagtttaataataatatttctttaagaatttagacttcctaaaagactagaaatttatatatagtaataaaggctagataagcaataaattaatattaatttaattaagaaaagtctttattctattaatacagcctaaaaaaaagaataaaccctaactttttattcttaatagctatagaagttatattatagaagatttcctctagaaatattataataataatatatatctattatttctttttacttatactttctatatcctttagctactaaatattatagtttttagttcTCTAAAGaaggtatattattatcttcttttagattttacttctatctttaataatagttatattaataagattatatttctatatacttataataaggcttaaagagaaactattataaagtctaatgcaattactggctttaaagctattagattatagcctataaacctaataaaggtcctaataaacctaatagttatagagatacctTCTCCTGCTATTACAGTAAATTTACTAGTAAAAGAGTAAGATTTAAGTCTCCTAAAGACTccctatttatctatatagctttagtaagctttaggcCAAGttctagcttctataatataagatctaactattaggctgctttttaaaaagattagtagttaattaaactgttataactttaacattaagtaatagaatagagaaataagtattttacagtaaaaaaataaagaaaattaattaaaatagtataaaaaagttatttataacctaaatatagagtttataaagattttagtaataaagaaagcttataaatagatataaaaaactttataactaaaaagaatagtaaataaaattaagaaattaaaacttaaagatctttatattaatttctgTTGAACCGCTGAttgaattggtgcttgattgaggttatttttgctattctggctaacttgaaaagcggggtaatttagtcacataaccttctctatagggaaatgaggttccttatcagataacgcactgcctcttatcttagTGGGTTTAACATACCCCC
Coding sequences within:
- a CDS encoding related to chloroperoxidase; protein product: MPPSLAVGEFAKAPPGASRSPCPVVNALANHGYLERSGRGILMDDLNASMKHVGMSSLLGSVFAIPTYFEYQNPAKAYMKKPVSTRQRIWSLIKNPYSFFDYFGCWNSKQISDGKKYLNLVDLASHGAIEHDISLSRRDIAQKQGNNDPQEDLIEEMLDYSFDGETLTIQDLARFIKARISRQLEDNPELVYGPAEHQVNCGQIALMMGCFGDGKTIPVKYVRAIFEEERLPIDEGWKRRSWWTMGLVEFFGAVKKLVNTVGVEF